In Bacillota bacterium, a single window of DNA contains:
- the rbsK gene encoding ribokinase, translating to MVNQRSRITVVGSFMTDLMSRTPRLPVAGETVMGGRFKMGPGGKGSNQAMAAARLGAQVCMAASLGTDAFGDLACQSPVNAGICTDWVKRVNTAHTRAALIIVDEVKAENMIVVAPGSNSELGPDDVDEAKQDILGSDYVLLQLEIPLETVQHGVDIAHANGVKVILNPAPGRALPDELPEKVGALTPNETQATAITGMPVNDVGSAEQAARALLGRGCRTVVMTLGSDGALAVTPESTDHVPAFKVNAIDTTGAGDAFSGARAVALAEGLPLVNSVRFANAAAALSVTKVGTSVAMPMGQEVEAFMTS from the coding sequence CGGAGAGACGGTCATGGGTGGGCGGTTCAAGATGGGTCCCGGAGGCAAGGGCTCCAACCAGGCAATGGCAGCAGCAAGGCTAGGCGCCCAAGTGTGCATGGCGGCGTCCCTTGGAACCGATGCCTTCGGAGACCTGGCATGTCAGAGCCCAGTCAACGCAGGTATATGCACGGACTGGGTTAAGCGCGTCAACACAGCGCACACCCGGGCCGCCCTCATTATCGTGGATGAGGTTAAGGCCGAAAACATGATCGTTGTAGCCCCGGGCTCCAATAGCGAGCTCGGGCCCGACGATGTGGATGAAGCCAAACAAGACATCCTTGGATCCGACTATGTCCTACTGCAGTTGGAGATACCTCTGGAGACCGTGCAGCATGGTGTGGATATCGCTCATGCCAATGGAGTGAAGGTCATACTTAACCCCGCGCCAGGTCGTGCTCTTCCTGATGAGTTGCCCGAAAAGGTTGGAGCGCTCACACCCAATGAGACCCAGGCCACAGCCATAACCGGCATGCCGGTAAACGACGTAGGCAGCGCCGAGCAAGCAGCGAGGGCTCTCCTGGGACGCGGATGTAGGACCGTAGTCATGACCCTGGGCTCGGATGGTGCGCTTGCGGTGACCCCCGAGTCTACAGATCATGTGCCCGCATTCAAGGTCAACGCTATCGACACTACGGGCGCGGGAGATGCTTTCAGTGGCGCCCGTGCCGTGGCCCTGGCTGAGGGTCTTCCCCTGGTGAACTCAGTCAGGTTCGCCAATGCCGCGGCTGCACTCTCTGTGACCAAGGTGGGAACCTCGGTGGCTATGCCCATGGGACAAGAGGTAGAGGCGTTCATGACTTCATAG
- a CDS encoding DUF362 domain-containing protein, producing the protein MSPASVSVVRCSGYDVERVRDAVHSVLAPLGGMESFVHPGQTVLIKPNLIGGAPPENAVTTHPAVLRAVIEEIWGSGGTPVVGESPAYESFESAARKSGLLQVMAELGVEHAPFSASREIEISPVRVIPRIPVAAPVLDADVIISLPKLKTHGLVSYTGCVKNMFGVVVGTAKAKFHLRFQDRDVFSSFLAEIYGHVKPDLSILDGILAMEGNGPRNGKPVPMGVLLAGADGVAVDAVACAAIALDPRDVPPVAIAADFGYGVDRLEDITIHGPELSEIVWRGFDVPRSVRPSLRQRAMSGKIGRALRNALTTRPSVIRPSCAGCRLCARACPAGAITIAEGKARIDLDKCIRCYCCQELCEHEAIVLSTPPLARLLR; encoded by the coding sequence TTGAGTCCAGCGTCGGTATCGGTCGTCAGGTGCTCAGGCTACGATGTAGAACGCGTTCGGGATGCGGTCCACTCCGTCCTCGCGCCTCTTGGGGGCATGGAGTCGTTCGTCCACCCCGGGCAGACAGTCCTCATAAAACCCAACCTGATAGGCGGCGCGCCGCCGGAGAACGCTGTCACCACTCATCCGGCAGTGCTGAGAGCGGTAATCGAAGAGATATGGGGCTCGGGAGGCACTCCCGTAGTGGGCGAAAGCCCCGCATATGAGAGTTTTGAGTCGGCGGCGAGGAAATCCGGCCTGCTGCAGGTCATGGCGGAGCTAGGGGTGGAGCACGCACCTTTCAGTGCATCCCGCGAGATCGAGATCAGCCCTGTGCGCGTAATCCCGAGGATTCCGGTTGCAGCTCCGGTCCTGGACGCGGACGTAATCATAAGCCTGCCAAAGCTCAAGACGCATGGCCTTGTATCATACACCGGATGCGTCAAGAACATGTTCGGGGTGGTCGTCGGAACCGCAAAGGCCAAGTTTCACTTGAGGTTCCAGGACCGCGACGTCTTTTCATCGTTCCTCGCGGAGATCTACGGGCATGTGAAGCCCGATCTTTCCATACTCGACGGCATCCTCGCAATGGAGGGCAACGGGCCCAGGAACGGCAAGCCCGTGCCCATGGGAGTACTCCTGGCAGGAGCGGATGGGGTCGCCGTGGATGCCGTGGCCTGCGCCGCGATTGCGCTCGATCCTCGGGATGTTCCCCCGGTGGCGATCGCGGCCGATTTTGGGTACGGCGTCGACCGGCTTGAGGACATAACAATACACGGTCCGGAGCTCTCCGAGATCGTGTGGCGCGGGTTCGATGTCCCGCGGTCCGTGAGGCCCTCGCTCAGACAACGCGCCATGTCTGGGAAGATAGGCCGGGCGCTGCGAAACGCCCTGACCACGCGCCCATCGGTTATCAGACCCTCGTGCGCCGGTTGCAGGTTGTGCGCAAGAGCGTGCCCAGCCGGGGCCATCACGATCGCAGAGGGCAAGGCCCGCATAGACCTGGATAAGTGCATCAGATGCTACTGCTGCCAGGAGCTGTGCGAGCACGAGGCCATCGTCCTCAGCACCCCTCCTCTGGCGCGGCTGCTGAGATAG
- a CDS encoding UvrD-helicase domain-containing protein: MTDYTKEQRAAVTSLSESQVVTAGAGSGKTRVLVGRYVEALATRAADIDEIIAITFTEKAASEMKSRVWQEISARERAAATPEDARYWRGLGRRVPSARICTIDSFCLQLVREHPIEARVDPQFVIMDELEAKRILRASVRAALVRMLKEGDPHIRKLVLEVGFAPLVGEFERFYSSMRLTGQDFSEFESGTLASLGDSEPDDRALIRAVFRASRVIDDEYSRARGNGVMMDFVAVELAARDLLRDTEAGEECGRQYRFVMVDEYQDTNALQDQIVSLVVGKQVGNRKFIVGDPKQSIYRFRGARVEVFEQAVKGAEREGMRPLELAVNFRTQKSLVEVVNFLFDRVLAEQGFTQAEHRRTASGAGDIPRFELALVMPREAGGDPGSEPEQPGERESAAELEAQVVAARIARMVREGELLCCERAGQDAPDVPRPVGYKDIAVLMRAMTSVKIYERAFAQFGIPYFVVGGTGFYGRPEVDWVLNLLRAADDLADAISLASCLRSPMFAMDDGLLLTMVRVAGDLNQALSGPGLSRAVDAAPEEARWKLEFASEVIGRLRAAVGRMPVGRLVRSAIEWTGIEQYLATRPDGVQAIGNLSKLVGMAEDPNAGFTSLREFMDEVSYAQDSAAKEAEAAVFEESGDTVRIMTVHKAKGLEFPVVFVPETGRGAVRRQKRAIWFDPDLGVGIDCAAASPGGAVAASAAAICEAVHRGEEQESRRCLYVALTRAADYLVVSGVPKRPSRGRTHIGSNGKGTWLDHILSVVGDFIPPDVDERGAEIELPDGGGRIIVSRHSAAPRDVGSNGGALPGGGVLSGYGVPPGGAALPGSGGSTGDGAILRGDGVSLKEIAPLAAPAQAAAAPGGGRVSVSALMCYEHCARRYVYEYRYRLPYITPQDLSCGLDEHAAPVDALSAAQRGGIVHAVCERIREPEQADELLRAEIETLGLPPECACQLCSDLAPMVRAHLARFPITPSAEIRREAEFALRLDPFVVVGVVDRLVRRGAEAVVVDLKTNRIDAAHVAETAARYRVQLDAYALAASRSFGVARVRTVLHFLAPDEVFETVYSEDELAQAHERLSTLAHGAARANLDNSPAQRREECSLCPYSPLCGFGPNVESEPLRETDPGDEEDWSDLLGFLD; the protein is encoded by the coding sequence TTGACTGATTACACGAAGGAACAGAGAGCGGCAGTAACCAGCCTCTCCGAAAGCCAGGTCGTTACCGCGGGGGCAGGATCAGGCAAAACTCGAGTGCTGGTCGGAAGGTATGTGGAGGCGCTTGCGACACGCGCCGCCGACATCGACGAAATCATCGCCATCACCTTCACGGAGAAGGCTGCGAGCGAAATGAAGAGTCGCGTCTGGCAGGAGATATCCGCTCGGGAGCGCGCCGCTGCGACGCCTGAGGACGCCCGGTACTGGCGTGGCCTCGGACGGAGGGTGCCGTCTGCCCGGATATGCACGATAGACTCGTTCTGTCTTCAGCTAGTGCGCGAACATCCGATTGAGGCCAGGGTGGATCCGCAGTTCGTGATCATGGATGAACTCGAGGCCAAGCGAATCCTGCGCGCCTCTGTTCGCGCCGCGCTTGTCCGCATGCTCAAAGAGGGGGATCCACACATCCGTAAGCTCGTTCTGGAGGTCGGATTCGCCCCGCTCGTAGGCGAGTTCGAGAGGTTCTACTCGAGCATGCGCCTGACCGGACAGGACTTCTCCGAGTTCGAGTCGGGCACCCTTGCGTCCCTTGGGGATTCGGAGCCTGACGACCGAGCGCTTATTCGGGCGGTCTTCCGCGCAAGCCGAGTAATAGACGACGAGTACTCCAGGGCAAGAGGAAACGGCGTGATGATGGATTTCGTCGCGGTGGAGCTCGCCGCAAGGGACCTGCTGCGGGATACGGAGGCAGGCGAGGAGTGTGGCAGGCAGTATCGATTCGTCATGGTGGACGAGTACCAGGACACGAACGCCTTGCAAGACCAGATAGTCTCCCTCGTCGTGGGCAAGCAGGTTGGGAACCGCAAGTTCATCGTGGGCGATCCAAAACAGTCGATCTACAGATTCCGCGGCGCCCGCGTGGAGGTCTTCGAGCAGGCTGTCAAGGGAGCTGAACGGGAGGGAATGCGCCCTCTTGAGCTCGCCGTGAACTTCCGCACCCAGAAGAGCCTGGTCGAAGTCGTGAATTTCCTGTTTGACCGAGTATTAGCGGAGCAAGGGTTCACCCAGGCGGAGCACCGGCGGACCGCGAGCGGAGCAGGGGACATCCCCAGGTTCGAACTGGCTTTGGTGATGCCCAGAGAGGCCGGAGGGGATCCGGGATCGGAGCCCGAACAGCCGGGCGAGAGGGAGAGCGCGGCCGAACTTGAGGCCCAGGTGGTCGCAGCGAGGATAGCCAGGATGGTCAGGGAAGGCGAGCTCCTTTGTTGCGAGAGGGCGGGGCAAGATGCCCCCGATGTCCCGCGTCCTGTGGGATACAAGGACATAGCGGTGCTCATGCGCGCGATGACTTCGGTAAAGATCTACGAAAGGGCGTTCGCGCAATTCGGCATTCCTTACTTCGTCGTGGGCGGGACTGGGTTCTACGGCAGGCCGGAAGTTGACTGGGTCCTCAATCTGCTGCGGGCGGCGGACGATCTCGCCGACGCCATATCCTTGGCGTCGTGCCTGAGGTCCCCCATGTTCGCCATGGACGATGGGCTCTTGCTCACCATGGTGCGGGTCGCAGGAGACCTCAACCAGGCGCTTTCAGGGCCGGGGCTCTCCCGCGCGGTGGATGCGGCGCCGGAGGAGGCCAGATGGAAGCTGGAGTTCGCTTCGGAGGTCATCGGCAGGCTCCGCGCGGCAGTGGGGCGGATGCCCGTAGGCCGTCTGGTCCGATCTGCAATCGAATGGACAGGAATCGAGCAGTATCTTGCCACCAGGCCTGACGGAGTCCAAGCCATTGGCAACCTGAGCAAGCTAGTGGGCATGGCGGAGGATCCCAACGCTGGGTTCACGAGCCTTCGGGAATTCATGGACGAGGTGTCTTATGCCCAAGACAGCGCCGCGAAAGAGGCGGAGGCGGCGGTCTTTGAGGAGTCCGGGGACACCGTCAGGATCATGACTGTTCACAAGGCAAAGGGCCTCGAGTTCCCAGTGGTGTTCGTGCCCGAAACTGGGCGGGGCGCTGTCAGGCGGCAAAAGAGAGCGATCTGGTTCGACCCCGACCTCGGAGTGGGAATCGACTGCGCGGCCGCTTCTCCCGGGGGGGCCGTGGCCGCCTCGGCCGCGGCGATATGTGAGGCCGTTCATAGAGGGGAGGAACAGGAGAGCCGCCGGTGCCTGTACGTGGCCTTGACCAGGGCGGCTGACTATCTGGTTGTGAGCGGAGTCCCGAAGCGACCATCCCGGGGCAGAACCCACATCGGGTCGAACGGGAAAGGAACCTGGCTAGATCACATATTGTCAGTCGTGGGCGACTTCATACCGCCTGACGTGGATGAGCGCGGGGCTGAGATCGAACTGCCGGACGGCGGTGGCCGGATCATCGTGTCCCGGCACAGTGCCGCGCCTCGCGACGTCGGCTCAAACGGTGGCGCCCTCCCCGGCGGCGGCGTTCTCTCAGGCTACGGTGTTCCACCGGGCGGCGCTGCTCTCCCCGGCTCGGGGGGCTCCACCGGAGACGGGGCAATTCTGCGTGGTGACGGGGTCTCTCTCAAGGAAATCGCCCCGCTGGCCGCTCCGGCGCAGGCAGCGGCGGCGCCCGGCGGGGGGCGGGTGTCGGTGTCCGCGCTCATGTGCTATGAGCATTGTGCCAGGCGGTACGTTTACGAGTACCGGTACCGCCTGCCCTACATAACCCCTCAGGACCTCAGCTGTGGGCTTGATGAGCATGCGGCCCCGGTTGATGCCCTATCCGCCGCACAGAGAGGCGGAATCGTGCATGCAGTCTGTGAGCGGATACGCGAGCCGGAGCAGGCGGACGAACTGCTTCGCGCTGAGATCGAGACACTGGGGTTGCCGCCCGAGTGCGCCTGCCAGCTCTGCTCGGACCTTGCGCCGATGGTCCGAGCGCACCTGGCGAGGTTCCCCATCACGCCATCCGCCGAGATCCGCCGAGAGGCGGAGTTTGCGCTGAGGCTCGACCCGTTTGTCGTGGTCGGGGTGGTCGACCGCCTGGTCCGCCGAGGGGCGGAAGCTGTCGTCGTGGACCTCAAGACCAATAGGATCGACGCGGCGCACGTCGCGGAAACAGCGGCAAGGTACAGAGTCCAACTGGACGCCTACGCGCTCGCAGCGTCTCGAAGCTTCGGCGTTGCCCGGGTCCGGACCGTACTTCATTTCCTTGCGCCTGACGAAGTGTTTGAGACCGTTTACTCAGAGGATGAACTAGCCCAAGCGCATGAGCGGCTGTCCACGCTCGCGCACGGGGCGGCCCGCGCGAACCTCGACAACTCTCCCGCCCAGAGGCGCGAAGAGTGTTCACTCTGCCCATACTCGCCCCTGTGCGGGTTCGGGCCGAACGTCGAGTCGGAGCCTCTGCGCGAGACAGATCCCGGGGATGAAGAGGACTGGTCGGATCTCCTTGGATTCCTTGACTGA
- a CDS encoding PD-(D/E)XK nuclease family protein translates to QYVLGLRAAEDLPEEVTPLDVGSARHEILARFFQASSGQALADSDIDACLVRLHEISRAVLSKVDISRTELPEEAWAVEQEAIENELRLVISEEVEHSRATKGMWAPAYLEWDFGTDGVQALEINPDGPLVRGRIDRIDRGPGGVLAVYDYKSASTPDPGDIESLAVLQIPLYILAAQEILCREGGQVVGGCYYSIANRKVESGVWLKDYAASLRAGAKRKGKYTCEGLCEFLESVKSEAVRITQSVRSGRFRIAPRKCNPQRCRFAGVCGYDPAVAGAKQAGAEPRGAGGPRSVRHGGDAVD, encoded by the coding sequence GCCAGTACGTTCTGGGGTTGCGCGCCGCAGAAGATCTTCCCGAGGAGGTCACCCCGCTTGACGTGGGGAGCGCGCGCCACGAGATTCTGGCCCGGTTCTTCCAGGCCTCGTCAGGCCAGGCTCTCGCGGATTCGGATATCGACGCCTGCCTAGTCAGGCTTCACGAGATCTCACGGGCCGTTCTTTCGAAGGTGGACATCAGCAGAACCGAGCTTCCCGAGGAAGCATGGGCGGTGGAGCAAGAGGCCATCGAGAATGAACTCCGCCTGGTCATTTCGGAGGAGGTCGAGCATTCCAGGGCGACGAAGGGCATGTGGGCCCCGGCCTACCTTGAGTGGGATTTCGGGACGGACGGGGTCCAGGCGCTTGAGATCAACCCCGACGGCCCGCTGGTGCGGGGGCGAATCGACCGGATCGACCGCGGACCCGGGGGCGTTCTCGCGGTGTACGACTACAAGTCCGCGTCCACCCCCGATCCGGGTGACATCGAGAGCCTGGCGGTTCTGCAGATACCCCTGTACATCCTTGCAGCCCAAGAGATCCTCTGTCGAGAGGGCGGCCAAGTCGTCGGCGGATGCTACTACAGTATCGCCAACCGCAAAGTGGAAAGCGGCGTTTGGCTGAAAGACTATGCCGCGAGTCTGAGGGCGGGCGCCAAGAGAAAGGGCAAATACACTTGTGAAGGTCTATGCGAGTTCCTTGAGAGCGTCAAGTCCGAAGCAGTCAGGATCACGCAGTCTGTCAGGTCCGGGCGGTTTCGAATAGCTCCCAGGAAGTGCAACCCACAGCGGTGCAGATTCGCAGGCGTATGTGGGTACGATCCAGCGGTCGCCGGGGCGAAGCAGGCCGGTGCAGAACCGCGGGGCGCCGGGGGGCCACGGTCGGTCCGACATGGAGGTGACGCCGTTGACTGA